A genome region from Defluviimonas aquaemixtae includes the following:
- a CDS encoding DUF192 domain-containing protein, producing MITFRVAALLALLAGPAAAECAADLAEFRWPGGEARFAVEIADTAQERGIGLMHRDNLPASTGMLFIYEQPQDVSFWMKNTLIPLDMIFIGPDGRVNAVHPMAVPHDETPIPGPGATLMVLEINGGLAERIGLGEGAALRHPALDQETALWPCNGS from the coding sequence ATGATCACCTTTCGCGTCGCGGCGCTCCTCGCGCTGCTGGCGGGTCCAGCTGCGGCGGAGTGTGCCGCCGATCTCGCCGAGTTCCGATGGCCCGGCGGCGAGGCGCGATTCGCCGTCGAAATCGCCGATACAGCGCAGGAACGCGGAATTGGGCTCATGCACCGCGATAATCTGCCCGCCAGCACAGGAATGTTGTTCATTTACGAACAGCCGCAGGACGTGTCCTTCTGGATGAAAAACACGCTCATCCCGCTCGACATGATCTTCATCGGACCCGACGGGCGGGTGAACGCGGTGCATCCGATGGCCGTGCCGCACGACGAGACGCCGATTCCCGGTCCCGGCGCCACGCTGATGGTGCTGGAGATCAACGGCGGGCTGGCCGAACGGATCGGTCTGGGCGAGGGGGCTGCGCTCAGACACCCCGCGCTCGACCAGGAAACCGCGCTCTGGCCCTGCAACGGCTCTTGA
- a CDS encoding vitamin B12-dependent ribonucleotide reductase: MKIERKFTKAGADAYSEIRFRTTVSEIRNPDGKVVFRNDRVEVPEGWSQVASDVLAQKYFRKAGVPARLKQVREKGVPSFLWRSVADEKPLAELSKEERYGGETSGKQVFDRLAGAWAYWGWKGGYFSTEEDARAYFDEMRYMLARQMAAPNSPQWFNTGLHWAYGIDGPGQGHFYVDHKSGELTKSNSAYEHPQPHACFIQSVSDDLVKDGGIMDLWVREARLFKYGSGTGTNFSSLRAEGEALSGGGKSSGLMGFLKIGDRAAGAIKSGGTTRRAAKMVICDMDHPDIEQFINWKVIEEQKVAALVAGSKMHEQQLNEIFAAIRGWDGSSEDAVDPAKNESLKAAIKSAKKVAIPETYVKRVLDYAKQGYDSIEFPTYDTDWDSEAYATVSGQNSNNSVRVTDAFLKAVKDDADWELVRRTDGKVAKTIKARELWDQVGHAAWACADPGIQFHDTVNAWHTCPEDGAIRGSNPCSEYMFLDDTACNLASMNLLTFYKEGRFDAESYVHATRLWTVTLEISVLMAQFPSKEIAQRSYDYRTLGLGYANIGGLLMNMGYGYDSDEGRALCGALTAIMTGISYATSAEMAGELGAFPGYAKNADHMLRVIRNHRIAAHGNADGYADLAVRPVPLDHASCPDQNLVELAKSAWDEALALGEKHGYRNAQATVIAPTGTIGLVMDCDTTGIEPDFALAKFKKLAGGGYFKIINRSVPAALETLGYGSAQIEEIIAYAVGHASLGNCPGINHTSLIGHGFGQAELDKIEAALPSAFDIRFVFNRWTLGENFCQETLGIPAEKLNDPTFDLLRHLGFTKKQIEAANDHVCGTMTLEGAPHLDPAHYSVFDCANPCGKKGKRFLSVGSHIRMMAAAQSFISGAISKTINMPNDATIEETLAAYELSWSLGIKANALYRDGSKLSQPLAAALVEDDEEAEEILATGSMQEKAAVLAEKIIEKVVIKEMVRSHREKLPERRKGYTQKAIVGGHKVYLRTGEYKDGQLGEIFIDMHKEGAGFRAMMNNFAIAVSVGLQYGVPLEEFVDAFTFTKFEPAGMVQGNDSIKQATSILDYIFRELAISYLDRTDLAHVKPEGASFDDLGGGLDEGQANVAEVSESAASKSLEVLKQISSTGYLRKRLPQELVVLQGGMGATALSGDPVAALNTLVPATGQAMVAANVTAVATGTVTMDARTKAKMQGYEGDPCGECGNYTLVRNGTCMKCNTCGGTSGCS; this comes from the coding sequence ATGAAGATCGAACGCAAATTCACCAAGGCCGGGGCCGACGCCTATTCGGAGATTCGGTTCCGCACCACCGTGTCGGAGATTCGCAATCCCGACGGCAAGGTCGTGTTCCGGAACGACCGGGTGGAGGTGCCTGAAGGCTGGAGCCAGGTGGCTTCGGATGTCCTCGCGCAGAAATACTTCCGCAAGGCGGGTGTGCCCGCGCGTCTGAAGCAGGTACGCGAAAAGGGCGTGCCGAGCTTCCTCTGGCGCTCCGTCGCCGATGAAAAGCCCCTGGCAGAGCTGTCGAAAGAGGAACGCTACGGCGGTGAGACCTCGGGCAAGCAGGTCTTCGACCGTCTTGCGGGTGCCTGGGCGTATTGGGGCTGGAAGGGCGGCTACTTCTCCACCGAAGAGGATGCCCGCGCCTATTTCGACGAGATGCGATACATGCTCGCGCGCCAGATGGCCGCGCCGAATTCGCCCCAATGGTTCAACACCGGCCTTCACTGGGCCTACGGCATCGACGGGCCGGGCCAGGGCCACTTCTATGTCGACCACAAGTCGGGCGAGCTCACAAAGTCCAACTCGGCCTACGAACATCCCCAGCCCCATGCCTGCTTCATCCAATCGGTCTCGGACGATCTGGTGAAGGACGGCGGCATCATGGACCTCTGGGTCCGCGAGGCGCGGCTTTTCAAATACGGTTCTGGCACCGGCACGAATTTTTCCTCCCTTCGTGCCGAGGGCGAGGCCCTGTCAGGCGGAGGCAAGTCCTCCGGCCTGATGGGGTTTCTAAAGATCGGCGACCGCGCGGCGGGCGCGATCAAGTCGGGCGGCACCACGCGCCGCGCGGCAAAGATGGTGATTTGCGACATGGATCACCCCGATATCGAGCAGTTTATCAACTGGAAGGTTATCGAAGAGCAGAAAGTGGCGGCGCTCGTCGCCGGCTCCAAGATGCATGAGCAGCAGCTCAACGAGATCTTCGCGGCGATCCGAGGCTGGGACGGTTCTTCTGAGGATGCCGTGGATCCCGCGAAGAACGAGTCGTTGAAAGCCGCCATCAAATCGGCGAAAAAAGTGGCGATCCCCGAGACTTACGTCAAGCGGGTGCTGGACTACGCGAAGCAGGGATACGACTCGATCGAGTTCCCGACCTACGACACCGACTGGGACTCCGAGGCCTATGCGACGGTTTCCGGCCAGAACTCCAACAACTCGGTCCGCGTGACCGACGCATTCCTCAAGGCAGTGAAGGACGACGCCGACTGGGAGCTTGTCCGCCGAACCGACGGCAAGGTCGCCAAGACCATAAAGGCGCGCGAGCTCTGGGATCAGGTCGGCCATGCCGCCTGGGCCTGCGCAGATCCCGGCATCCAGTTCCACGACACGGTGAACGCCTGGCACACCTGCCCGGAAGACGGGGCTATCCGCGGTTCCAACCCGTGTTCGGAATACATGTTCCTCGACGACACGGCCTGCAACCTCGCCTCGATGAACTTGCTGACCTTCTACAAGGAGGGCCGCTTCGACGCCGAATCCTATGTCCACGCCACCCGGCTCTGGACCGTCACGCTGGAAATTTCGGTCCTCATGGCGCAGTTTCCTTCGAAGGAGATCGCGCAGCGGTCCTACGACTACCGCACGCTCGGCCTCGGCTACGCCAACATCGGCGGGCTCCTGATGAACATGGGCTACGGCTACGATTCGGATGAAGGCCGGGCGCTCTGTGGCGCGCTGACGGCGATCATGACCGGCATCTCCTACGCCACCTCGGCCGAGATGGCTGGTGAGCTTGGCGCCTTCCCGGGCTATGCCAAGAATGCCGACCACATGCTTCGCGTCATCCGTAATCACCGCATCGCGGCTCACGGCAACGCGGACGGCTACGCAGATCTGGCGGTTAGGCCGGTGCCGCTCGATCACGCGAGCTGCCCCGACCAAAATCTTGTGGAACTTGCAAAATCAGCCTGGGACGAGGCGCTGGCGCTCGGCGAAAAGCACGGCTACCGCAACGCCCAGGCCACCGTGATCGCGCCCACCGGTACGATCGGCCTCGTCATGGACTGCGACACGACTGGGATCGAGCCGGACTTCGCGCTGGCGAAGTTCAAGAAGCTCGCGGGCGGCGGCTACTTCAAGATCATCAATCGTTCGGTTCCCGCGGCCTTGGAGACGCTCGGCTACGGCTCGGCCCAGATCGAGGAGATCATCGCCTATGCCGTCGGCCACGCCTCCTTGGGCAACTGTCCCGGTATCAACCACACCTCGCTGATCGGCCACGGCTTCGGCCAGGCGGAACTGGACAAGATCGAGGCGGCGCTGCCCTCGGCCTTCGACATCCGCTTCGTCTTCAACCGGTGGACGCTGGGTGAGAACTTCTGCCAGGAAACTCTTGGAATTCCTGCTGAAAAGCTTAATGATCCGACTTTCGACCTGCTGCGTCACCTCGGCTTCACCAAGAAGCAGATCGAGGCCGCGAACGATCATGTCTGCGGGACCATGACGCTTGAAGGCGCGCCGCATCTCGACCCCGCGCATTACAGCGTCTTCGACTGCGCCAATCCCTGCGGCAAGAAGGGCAAGCGGTTCCTCTCGGTCGGCAGCCACATCCGTATGATGGCGGCGGCACAGTCGTTCATCTCCGGCGCGATCTCGAAGACGATCAACATGCCGAACGACGCGACGATCGAGGAGACGCTCGCGGCCTACGAGCTTTCTTGGTCCTTGGGCATCAAGGCCAACGCGCTTTACCGCGACGGCTCCAAGCTTTCGCAGCCGCTGGCGGCAGCGCTTGTCGAGGATGACGAGGAGGCCGAGGAAATCCTCGCCACCGGCTCGATGCAGGAAAAGGCCGCCGTACTCGCCGAGAAGATCATCGAGAAAGTGGTGATCAAGGAGATGGTCCGCTCCCACCGCGAGAAGCTTCCCGAACGGCGCAAGGGCTATACCCAGAAGGCCATCGTCGGCGGTCACAAGGTCTACCTGCGCACCGGCGAATACAAGGACGGCCAGCTGGGCGAAATCTTCATCGACATGCACAAGGAAGGCGCGGGCTTTAGGGCGATGATGAACAACTTCGCCATCGCGGTCTCGGTCGGACTGCAATACGGAGTGCCCTTGGAGGAATTCGTCGACGCCTTCACCTTCACCAAGTTCGAGCCGGCGGGCATGGTCCAAGGCAACGACTCGATCAAGCAGGCGACCTCGATCCTCGACTACATCTTCCGCGAACTGGCGATCAGCTATCTCGACCGCACCGACCTCGCCCATGTGAAGCCGGAAGGGGCAAGCTTCGACGACCTCGGTGGCGGTTTGGACGAGGGTCAGGCGAACGTGGCCGAAGTCAGCGAAAGCGCGGCGTCGAAATCGCTCGAAGTGCTGAAGCAGATATCGTCGACCGGCTACTTGAGAAAACGCCTGCCGCAGGAACTGGTCGTCCTGCAGGGCGGCATGGGGGCGACGGCGCTTTCGGGCGATCCAGTTGCGGCACTCAACACGCTGGTGCCGGCGACCGGGCAGGCGATGGTGGCCGCGAACGTCACGGCGGTCGCCACCGGCACGGTGACGATGGACGCCCGCACCAAGGCGAAGATGCAGGGCTACGAGGGCGATCCCTGCGGCGAATGCGGCAACTACACGCTGGTCAGGAACGGCACCTGCATGAAGTGCAACACCTGCGGCGGGACCAGCGGATGCAGTTGA
- a CDS encoding calcium-binding protein, producing MKKFVLALGAVAAFAAAANAQTVVTDTDGNGTYSIEEMTAAYPDMTAELFATVDVNADGAVDADELAAAKEAGSLAE from the coding sequence ATGAAAAAGTTCGTTCTGGCCCTCGGCGCCGTCGCCGCCTTCGCTGCCGCCGCAAATGCCCAGACCGTCGTGACCGACACCGATGGCAACGGCACTTACTCGATCGAGGAGATGACCGCCGCTTATCCGGACATGACTGCCGAACTCTTCGCCACTGTCGACGTCAATGCCGACGGCGCGGTCGATGCCGACGAACTGGCCGCCGCCAAAGAAGCCGGCTCGCTGGCCGAGTAA
- a CDS encoding RNA polymerase sigma factor, translated as MPRSNRHGPNAVPAPAPLVTLIPDLRRLARRLVRDPEAAEDLVQEALLRVWSQMASGSGIEDLKPYLMTAARNIARRPPRKALPLSDAPEPSAPPEAPRRLVLREVAAALSRLPAAEQRLILRHVAGGESYAEMARAEDLPIGTVMSRLARGRARLRADCGLPERGPAAALLAGEDAA; from the coding sequence ATGCCACGCTCCAACCGACACGGACCGAACGCCGTCCCCGCTCCCGCCCCCCTCGTCACGCTTATCCCCGACCTCCGCCGGCTCGCGCGGCGGCTCGTCCGCGACCCGGAGGCGGCTGAGGATCTCGTTCAGGAAGCGCTTCTGAGGGTCTGGAGCCAGATGGCGTCAGGCTCCGGCATCGAGGATCTGAAACCCTATCTCATGACCGCCGCGCGCAACATCGCCCGGCGTCCGCCGCGCAAGGCGCTGCCGCTTTCCGACGCACCAGAGCCGAGCGCGCCGCCCGAGGCTCCGCGCCGGCTGGTGCTGCGAGAAGTCGCCGCCGCGCTGTCGCGGTTGCCTGCGGCGGAGCAGCGGCTGATCCTGCGTCATGTCGCGGGTGGTGAAAGCTATGCCGAGATGGCCCGGGCCGAGGACCTGCCGATCGGCACCGTCATGTCACGGCTCGCGCGCGGACGGGCGCGGCTCAGGGCCGATTGCGGCCTGCCCGAGCGGGGACCGGCGGCCGCGCTTCTCGCCGGCGAGGACGCCGCCTGA
- a CDS encoding calcium-binding protein, producing MKKLAFTLALGLMPAAGALAQSVADLDADGSGGLDMAELQVGYPTLSEDQFAAIDANGDGLVDDAEFTAATEAGTLTTDG from the coding sequence ATGAAGAAACTGGCTTTCACCCTCGCACTCGGGCTCATGCCGGCAGCCGGCGCCCTCGCCCAGAGCGTTGCGGACCTCGACGCTGACGGCAGCGGCGGCCTCGACATGGCCGAACTGCAGGTCGGCTACCCGACACTGTCCGAAGACCAATTTGCCGCGATCGACGCCAATGGCGACGGTCTGGTGGATGACGCGGAGTTCACCGCGGCAACCGAGGCCGGTACGCTCACCACTGACGGATAA
- the ilvN gene encoding acetolactate synthase small subunit, with protein sequence MSALKIKKGSSSHSAYDLRDPFGEKLESHTLAVLVDNEAGVLARVIGLFSGRGYNIESLTVAEVDHEGHRSRITVVTTGTAPVIEQIKAQLGRLVPVHDVHDLTVEGPSVERELALFKVAGTGEKRVEALRLADIFRANVVDSTLESFVFEITGTPEKIDAFADLMRPLGLVDVARTGVAALARGT encoded by the coding sequence ATGTCGGCGTTGAAGATCAAGAAGGGCTCCTCGAGCCACTCCGCCTATGACCTGCGCGATCCGTTCGGCGAGAAGCTGGAATCGCATACGCTGGCGGTGCTGGTCGACAACGAGGCCGGCGTGCTGGCGCGGGTGATCGGGCTCTTCTCGGGCCGCGGATACAACATCGAGAGCCTGACGGTGGCCGAGGTCGATCACGAGGGTCACAGGAGCCGGATCACCGTTGTCACGACCGGCACGGCGCCGGTGATCGAGCAGATCAAGGCGCAGCTCGGACGCCTTGTCCCGGTCCACGACGTCCACGACCTGACTGTCGAGGGGCCTTCGGTCGAGCGCGAACTTGCGCTCTTCAAGGTGGCAGGCACCGGCGAGAAGCGGGTCGAGGCGCTGAGGCTCGCCGACATCTTCCGGGCGAACGTGGTGGATTCCACGCTCGAAAGCTTCGTCTTCGAAATTACCGGGACGCCGGAAAAGATCGACGCATTTGCCGATCTGATGCGGCCGCTCGGACTCGTCGATGTCGCGCGGACCGGGGTGGCCGCGCTCGCGCGCGGGACCTGA
- a CDS encoding acetolactate synthase 3 large subunit, translating into MSRQMTGAKMVVQALKDQGVDVVFGYPGGAVLPIYDEIFQQNDIRHILVRHEQGAVHMAEGYARSTGKPGVVLVTSGPGATNAVTGMTDALMDSIPVVVLTGQVPTFMIGTDGFQEADTVGITRPCTKHNWLVKEPEKLADTLHQAFHVATQGRPGPVLVDIPKDVQFATGPYRGPREASLGHYKPKVKGDLDKITALVEMMEKAERPIFYTGGGVINSGPGASQLLRELADATGFPVTSTLMGLGAYPASGKNWIGMLGMHGLYEANLAMHGCDLMINLGARFDDRITGRIADFSPKSKKAHVDIDPSSINKVIHVDLAITGDVGHVLEDLLKVWKARGRKVNKAGLTKWWGKIEQWKLKSCLSYKNSDKVIKPQYALQRLEELTRGRDRYVTTEVGQHQMWAAQFLGFEEPNRWMTSGGLGTMGYGFPASIGVQIAHPQALVINVAGEASWLMNMQEMGTAVQFRAPVKQFILNNERLGMVRQWQELLHGERYSHSWSESLPDFAKLAEAFGARGRKVDKPKDLDDAIQEMLDYDGPFILDVLVEKHENCFPMIPSGKPHNEMLLGDASTEGAIQSGGAVLV; encoded by the coding sequence ATGTCACGGCAGATGACCGGTGCGAAGATGGTGGTCCAGGCGCTCAAGGATCAGGGCGTCGATGTGGTCTTCGGCTATCCCGGCGGCGCGGTGTTGCCGATCTATGACGAAATCTTCCAGCAGAACGATATCCGCCACATTCTCGTGCGCCACGAACAGGGCGCGGTGCACATGGCCGAGGGCTATGCCCGTTCGACCGGCAAGCCGGGCGTCGTGCTGGTCACGTCGGGCCCCGGCGCCACGAACGCAGTGACCGGCATGACCGACGCGCTGATGGACTCGATCCCGGTCGTCGTCCTGACCGGCCAGGTGCCGACCTTCATGATCGGAACCGACGGCTTCCAGGAGGCCGACACGGTCGGCATCACCCGGCCCTGCACCAAGCACAACTGGCTCGTGAAGGAACCCGAGAAGCTGGCCGACACGCTGCATCAGGCCTTCCATGTCGCGACCCAGGGCCGGCCCGGCCCTGTACTCGTCGACATCCCCAAGGACGTCCAGTTCGCAACGGGCCCCTATCGCGGCCCGCGCGAAGCCTCGCTCGGCCACTACAAGCCGAAGGTGAAAGGCGATCTCGACAAGATCACCGCGCTTGTCGAGATGATGGAAAAGGCCGAGCGGCCGATCTTCTACACCGGCGGCGGCGTGATCAACTCGGGCCCCGGCGCGAGCCAGCTTCTGCGCGAACTGGCGGACGCGACGGGATTCCCGGTGACCTCGACGCTGATGGGCCTTGGCGCCTATCCGGCCTCGGGCAAGAACTGGATCGGAATGCTGGGGATGCACGGCCTCTACGAGGCCAACCTCGCCATGCATGGCTGCGACCTGATGATCAATCTTGGCGCGCGCTTCGACGACCGGATCACCGGCCGGATCGCCGATTTCTCGCCGAAATCGAAGAAGGCGCATGTCGATATCGACCCCTCCTCGATCAACAAGGTGATCCATGTCGACCTCGCCATCACCGGCGATGTGGGCCATGTGCTCGAAGACCTTTTGAAGGTCTGGAAGGCGCGCGGGCGCAAGGTCAACAAGGCTGGACTGACGAAATGGTGGGGCAAGATCGAGCAGTGGAAGCTGAAGAGTTGCCTTTCCTACAAGAACTCAGACAAGGTCATCAAGCCGCAATACGCGCTCCAGCGGCTCGAGGAACTGACCAGGGGCCGCGACCGATATGTCACGACCGAGGTCGGCCAGCACCAGATGTGGGCGGCGCAGTTTCTGGGCTTCGAGGAACCGAACCGCTGGATGACCTCCGGTGGCCTGGGGACCATGGGCTACGGATTTCCCGCCTCTATCGGCGTGCAGATCGCCCATCCGCAAGCTTTGGTGATTAACGTGGCCGGCGAGGCGTCGTGGCTGATGAACATGCAGGAGATGGGCACCGCCGTGCAGTTCCGCGCGCCGGTCAAGCAGTTCATCCTGAACAACGAGCGTCTCGGCATGGTCCGCCAGTGGCAGGAACTGCTGCACGGCGAGCGATATTCGCATAGCTGGTCGGAGAGCCTGCCGGATTTCGCCAAGCTCGCGGAAGCGTTCGGGGCCAGGGGCCGCAAGGTCGACAAGCCGAAGGACCTCGACGACGCGATCCAGGAGATGCTTGACTATGACGGGCCGTTCATCCTCGACGTTCTCGTCGAGAAGCACGAGAACTGCTTCCCGATGATCCCGTCGGGCAAGCCGCACAATGAGATGCTTCTGGGCGATGCCTCGACCGAGGGTGCGATCCAGTCGGGCGGCGCGGTGCTGGTCTAG
- a CDS encoding calcium/sodium antiporter has product MFFLIGLAGLFLGGELLVRGAVGVARRLDVPPLVIGLTIVGFGTSTPELLVALRAALEGVPALALGNVIGSNIANILLILGVAALIAPVPLRFGDLSRDFMVVIGATVIFWAMLGGGVVSRGEGVLLFLGLMAYLAACFRSAAGSAPPGPDKGPPPLLGKSLALAAAGLIAVVIGAGLLVDSASEIARSLGVSEAVIGLSIVAVGTSLPELATSVMAAMRGHPEISVGNILGSCVFNIFGIIGITAMVTPVPVDPRFAGLDMTLALASALTMFGFAVLPERVSRVGGLGLLTAYCGYMALLGPA; this is encoded by the coding sequence GTGTTCTTCCTCATCGGGCTTGCGGGCCTTTTTCTGGGCGGTGAACTGCTCGTCCGGGGCGCGGTCGGCGTTGCGCGGCGGCTCGACGTGCCTCCTCTGGTAATCGGACTGACGATCGTCGGCTTCGGAACGTCCACGCCCGAGCTTCTGGTCGCGCTTCGGGCGGCGCTGGAGGGAGTGCCGGCCCTCGCCCTCGGCAACGTCATCGGGTCCAATATCGCCAACATCCTCCTGATCCTCGGCGTCGCCGCGCTGATCGCTCCGGTGCCGCTCAGGTTCGGCGATCTGTCACGCGACTTCATGGTCGTCATCGGCGCGACGGTCATCTTCTGGGCGATGCTCGGCGGCGGCGTCGTCTCGCGCGGCGAGGGGGTGCTGCTTTTCCTCGGGCTCATGGCCTATCTCGCGGCCTGTTTCCGCTCGGCGGCAGGCAGCGCCCCGCCCGGACCCGACAAAGGCCCGCCGCCCCTGCTCGGCAAGAGCCTCGCGCTGGCGGCCGCAGGGCTTATCGCGGTCGTGATCGGAGCGGGTCTTCTGGTCGACTCGGCGAGTGAGATCGCCCGCTCGCTCGGGGTGAGCGAAGCGGTGATCGGCCTGAGCATCGTCGCGGTCGGCACCTCGCTGCCCGAACTCGCAACCTCTGTCATGGCGGCGATGCGCGGCCATCCCGAGATCAGCGTGGGCAACATTCTCGGCTCCTGCGTCTTCAACATCTTCGGCATCATCGGGATCACGGCCATGGTGACGCCGGTCCCCGTCGATCCGCGCTTTGCCGGGCTCGACATGACCCTCGCGCTCGCCTCGGCGCTCACCATGTTCGGCTTTGCCGTTCTGCCCGAGCGCGTAAGCCGGGTCGGCGGCCTCGGGCTTCTGACGGCCTACTGCGGGTACATGGCGCTTCTAGGCCCCGCCTAG
- a CDS encoding DMT family transporter — protein MTAETMRYGAIMILAGIGIPVLAALNAQLGHRLASPPAAALVLFAVAFCGTALVVVLTSGFSPLAEAPGEPKHLFLAGLLVAFYVLSITWVAPRFGIGNAITCVLLGQLLSAALIDQFGLMGAIVRQVTPARALGLCLMAAGVVLAQRG, from the coding sequence ATGACGGCGGAAACCATGAGATACGGGGCGATCATGATTCTAGCCGGGATCGGGATCCCGGTCCTCGCCGCGCTCAACGCGCAACTCGGCCACCGACTCGCCTCGCCGCCCGCGGCCGCGCTTGTCCTCTTCGCGGTGGCGTTTTGCGGCACCGCGCTCGTCGTCGTTCTGACGTCCGGGTTTTCGCCGCTCGCCGAGGCGCCCGGCGAACCGAAGCATCTCTTCCTCGCGGGGCTTCTTGTTGCGTTTTACGTGCTGTCGATCACTTGGGTCGCGCCGCGCTTCGGGATCGGCAACGCGATCACCTGTGTGCTTCTCGGACAGCTGCTCTCGGCCGCGCTCATCGACCAGTTCGGGCTCATGGGTGCCATCGTGCGGCAGGTGACGCCCGCGCGTGCGCTCGGGCTTTGCCTCATGGCGGCGGGTGTGGTCCTCGCGCAGCGCGGCTAG
- the betC gene encoding choline-sulfatase has product MARRPNILILMVDQLNGTLFPDGPADWLHAPNLKRLAERSVRFRNAYTASPLCAPGRASFMSGQLPSRTGVYDNAAEFASDTPTYAHHLRRAGYQTCLSGKMHFVGPDQLHGFEQRLTTDIYPADFGWTPDYRKPGERIDWWYHNMGSVTGAGVAEITNQMEYDDEVAYNATAKLYDLARGLDDRPWCLTVSFTHPHDPYVARKKFWDLYEDCEHLLPGVPAMAYEDHDPHAQRIFDANDWRNFTITEEDISRSRRAYFANISYLDDKIGGILEALETTRQEAVVLFVSDHGDMLGERGLWFKMNFYDGSSRVPLMIAAPGLSPQRIDAPVSTIDVTPTLCDLAGVSMDEVMPWTDGMSLVPLAKGTERTAPVMMEYAAEASYAPLVSLRYGQWKYNRCALDPDQLFDLDADPHEMRNLAADPAHAGTLSALKTKSEARWDLARFDAEVRQSQARRWVVYEALRNGSYFPWDFQPLQKASERYMRNHMDLNVLEDSKRFPRGE; this is encoded by the coding sequence ATGGCGCGCCGTCCAAACATCCTGATCCTGATGGTCGACCAACTGAACGGCACGCTGTTTCCCGACGGACCCGCCGACTGGCTGCACGCGCCGAACCTCAAGCGGCTCGCCGAACGGTCAGTCCGGTTCAGGAACGCCTACACCGCCTCGCCCTTGTGCGCCCCCGGCCGGGCGTCGTTCATGTCAGGCCAGTTGCCGTCTCGCACGGGCGTCTACGACAACGCCGCAGAGTTCGCCTCCGACACCCCGACCTATGCCCATCACCTGCGCCGCGCGGGCTACCAGACGTGTCTCTCGGGCAAGATGCACTTCGTCGGCCCCGACCAGCTCCACGGCTTCGAGCAACGCCTCACGACCGACATCTACCCCGCCGATTTCGGCTGGACGCCCGACTACCGCAAGCCCGGCGAGCGGATCGACTGGTGGTACCACAACATGGGCTCCGTGACCGGCGCGGGCGTCGCCGAGATCACCAACCAGATGGAATACGACGACGAGGTCGCCTACAACGCGACGGCGAAGCTCTACGACCTCGCGCGCGGGCTCGACGACCGGCCGTGGTGCTTGACCGTGAGCTTCACCCACCCGCACGATCCTTACGTCGCGCGAAAGAAGTTCTGGGACCTCTACGAAGATTGCGAGCACCTCCTGCCCGGAGTGCCCGCGATGGCCTACGAGGACCACGACCCGCACGCGCAGCGCATATTCGACGCGAACGACTGGCGGAACTTCACGATCACCGAGGAGGATATAAGCCGCTCGCGCCGCGCCTATTTCGCCAATATCTCCTATCTCGACGACAAGATCGGCGGCATCCTCGAGGCGCTGGAGACGACGCGGCAGGAGGCGGTCGTGCTCTTCGTCTCCGACCACGGCGATATGCTGGGTGAGCGCGGGCTGTGGTTCAAGATGAACTTCTACGACGGCTCGTCGCGCGTGCCCCTGATGATCGCCGCGCCGGGGCTTTCGCCCCAACGCATCGACGCGCCTGTCTCGACCATCGACGTGACGCCCACGCTCTGCGATCTCGCCGGTGTCTCGATGGACGAGGTCATGCCCTGGACCGACGGGATGAGCCTCGTGCCGCTCGCGAAGGGCACGGAGCGAACCGCGCCGGTTATGATGGAATACGCGGCGGAAGCGTCCTACGCACCCCTGGTCTCGCTCCGCTACGGCCAGTGGAAGTACAACCGCTGCGCGCTCGACCCCGATCAGCTCTTCGACCTCGACGCCGACCCGCACGAGATGAGGAATCTCGCCGCCGACCCGGCCCACGCCGGCACGCTTTCGGCCCTGAAGACCAAATCCGAAGCGCGATGGGACCTCGCCCGCTTCGACGCCGAGGTGCGGCAAAGCCAGGCCCGCCGCTGGGTCGTCTACGAAGCGCTTAGGAACGGCAGCTACTTCCCCTGGGATTTCCAGCCCTTGCAGAAGGCCTCCGAGCGCTACATGCGGAACCACATGGATCTGAACGTGCTTGAAGACTCCAAGCGCTTTCCGCGCGGCGAGTGA